Part of the Candidatus Falkowbacteria bacterium genome is shown below.
AGCCGACAAATAATTATAGCCTTGATTATAAATCGTTAAAGCAGTTGGCGGTATTTTACTTAAAAGAAAAAATGGTGAACCATCACCCCTGGCATTACCAACCGAAAAATAACCTCTATAATCAGCAAAATCATTATTAAAACTTACCCAAATAGATACTGTAAAGTCACTTTGAAAATTTATATAACCATTCTGACACGTTAAATAATTTAAAGGAGAGAATGAAATATATTTATGATTAGCTTGATCACCATAAGAAACTGTTCCGTTAATAGTGCAATGATTTTTAGTTGGACTACTGTCATAAACCTGGCTCACAGAAACAGAATCAAACTTCCACCAACCCACTAGACCAGGGGCAGTATTAATGCCGGAACTAGAGCTAGAGTTAATACCCGCTGAATTAGAACCGACAACACTACCTAAACAAAAATTCAAACTATAATTTGTATTATCTGAAGTAGAGGCATAAGTATAATTATTATTACCACAATTTCCATCATTCATTGGAGTTGGATTGTTGGGGATATTAGCCATATATGTTTTAGTACCGTCTGGTGAACTAATACTATTACCCGGAGTAATAATAGTAGGATAGCTATTATTATCTGCGTAATATAATTCTAAGGCTGTAGATATTTGTTTTATATCGGCTACTCTTTTAGCATCTCTTGATTTAGCTCTAGCATTACCTAAAGCTATTATAGCCATGGTAGAGAGTACACCAATAATTGCTATTACCACGAGTAGCTCAATAAGAGTGAACCCAGTTTTTTTATTAGAAAACATATAACTTTATTATACACCATTAAAGCACCGCGATTATAATAAAAACGCCCCAAAAAATTCAGGGCATTTTTAATAAAATATCTAATTAGTTATCAAGAGATTCATCTTCATCCCCTAAAGCAACAAGCTTAAAAGGTGACAAAGAGACTATCTCTAAATCAGATCCACAATTAGCGCAGGTAAGAAGATCATGCTCATAAGCTTCCTCGCCAACGATAACATCGCTATTGCAGACCGGGCACGAGACTGTTGTCATAAGTTAATTAATAGTTCACCTTTATTATAGCAAAACTACAGAAAATAAAAATAGACAAAATTTAACTTAATTAAACGCTGTTTATCAATGTTTTTCCCCACAAACACAACTCACCCCTAACCCCTCTCTACGCTAACGCGTAAAGAGGGGAAGCTTATATATCGCATTTTTAGACTTAAAAATATGTATATAAAAATTTAGATTTATTATTTATTGTTTTCCCCTCTTTACCCCGCAGGGGTAGAGAGGGGCTAGGGGTGAGTTTTTATAAAACTACAGAAAATAAAAACCCGCCAAAAGCGGGTTAATTTGCTGCCAAAGTTATGCCTAAGAGTAGACAAAAGCCTATTAAGAACCGGTAATCAGGAGGGTGATTAAACGACTCAACTCTTAGGCACGACCTTGGAAACAAAGAGGGACGAATTTATTACAGAATAACATATTCGTCCCCAAAGTCAATCTGGTGCTAGAAAGGAGAAACAGCGCT
Proteins encoded:
- a CDS encoding lysine biosynthesis protein LysW; translation: MTTVSCPVCNSDVIVGEEAYEHDLLTCANCGSDLEIVSLSPFKLVALGDEDESLDN
- a CDS encoding prepilin-type N-terminal cleavage/methylation domain-containing protein, which produces MFSNKKTGFTLIELLVVIAIIGVLSTMAIIALGNARAKSRDAKRVADIKQISTALELYYADNNSYPTIITPGNSISSPDGTKTYMANIPNNPTPMNDGNCGNNNYTYASTSDNTNYSLNFCLGSVVGSNSAGINSSSSSGINTAPGLVGWWKFDSVSVSQVYDSSPTKNHCTINGTVSYGDQANHKYISFSPLNYLTCQNGYINFQSDFTVSIWVSFNNDFADYRGYFSVGNARGDGSPFFLLSKIPPTALTIYNQGYNYLSASSTNAPTWYFITVSKLGTVMKRYLNGQSIADVSFVNVGNSNNIYIGNGWSQEADAKVSDVRVYNRSLSAAEVLALYNATK